From a single Arachnia propionica genomic region:
- a CDS encoding glycine hydroxymethyltransferase gives MTDATALSGAYKTLLDVIGKVEPRISQAIRGELTDQRASLKLIASENYASLPVLATMGTWLSDKYAEGTIGHRFYAGCQNVDMVESVAAEHARELFGAEYAYAQPHSGIDANLTAYWAILAHHIETPALAEFGSKNVSELSEADWETLRARFGSQRLLGMSLDAGGHLTHGFRPNVSGKMFHQRSYGTNPETGLLDYDALAAQAAEFKPLVIVAGYSAYPRRIDFAKMREIADSVGAVLMVDMAHFAGLVAGKVFTGNENPVPFAQVVTTTTHKSLRGPRGGLVLATKDYAGDVDRGCPMVLGGPLSNIMAAKAVALAEARTEAFRDYAHRVVDNARALAEGLLKRGGTLVTGGTDNHIVLLDVSSFGLTGRQAESALLDSGIVTNRNSVPNDPNGAWYTSGIRLGTPALTSRGFTTSDMDEVAAMITDVLKKTTPITTKDGKPGKAKYELTPEVAEGSKDRAAKLLDLHPLYPDFEI, from the coding sequence CGGCGCTTTCAGGCGCTTACAAGACCCTGCTGGATGTGATCGGGAAAGTCGAGCCCCGGATCAGCCAAGCGATTCGCGGCGAGCTGACCGACCAGCGCGCTTCCCTGAAACTGATCGCCTCCGAAAACTACGCCAGCCTGCCGGTGCTCGCGACGATGGGCACCTGGCTGAGCGACAAGTATGCGGAGGGCACCATCGGCCACCGGTTCTACGCGGGCTGCCAGAACGTTGACATGGTGGAGTCCGTGGCCGCCGAGCACGCGCGTGAGCTGTTCGGCGCCGAATACGCCTACGCACAACCCCATTCCGGGATCGACGCAAACCTGACCGCCTACTGGGCAATCCTGGCGCACCACATCGAGACCCCGGCGCTGGCGGAGTTCGGTTCGAAGAACGTCTCCGAGCTGTCCGAGGCCGACTGGGAGACGCTGCGGGCACGGTTCGGCAGCCAGCGGCTGCTGGGCATGAGCCTGGATGCGGGCGGGCACCTGACCCACGGGTTCCGACCGAACGTGTCGGGAAAAATGTTCCACCAACGCTCCTACGGCACGAACCCCGAAACCGGGCTGCTGGACTACGATGCGCTCGCTGCACAGGCCGCCGAGTTCAAACCGCTGGTGATCGTCGCCGGCTACTCCGCCTACCCGCGTCGCATCGATTTCGCGAAGATGCGGGAGATCGCCGATTCCGTCGGCGCGGTGCTGATGGTCGACATGGCCCACTTCGCCGGCCTTGTGGCGGGCAAGGTGTTCACGGGCAACGAGAATCCGGTGCCGTTCGCCCAGGTGGTGACCACCACCACCCACAAGTCGCTGCGCGGCCCGCGCGGCGGCCTGGTGTTGGCGACCAAGGATTACGCGGGTGACGTCGACCGCGGCTGCCCGATGGTGCTGGGCGGTCCCCTGTCAAACATCATGGCTGCCAAGGCCGTCGCCCTGGCGGAGGCCCGCACCGAGGCATTCCGGGACTACGCGCACCGGGTGGTCGACAACGCCCGCGCCCTCGCCGAAGGGCTGCTGAAACGCGGCGGCACCCTGGTGACCGGAGGCACCGACAACCACATCGTGCTGCTGGACGTCTCCTCCTTCGGCCTGACCGGGCGGCAGGCGGAGTCGGCGCTGCTGGATTCCGGCATCGTCACCAACCGCAACTCGGTGCCCAACGACCCCAACGGCGCCTGGTACACCTCGGGCATCAGGCTCGGCACCCCGGCCCTGACATCGCGAGGCTTCACCACGTCCGACATGGACGAGGTCGCGGCCATGATCACCGACGTGCTGAAGAAGACCACACCGATCACCACGAAGGACGGCAAACCGGGCAAAGCGAAGTACGAGCTGACCCCGGAGGTCGCGGAGGGATCGAAGGATCGCGCGGCGAAGCTCCTGGATCTGCATCCGCTCTACCCGGATTTCGAGATCTGA
- a CDS encoding ABC-ATPase domain-containing protein, giving the protein MRDAETLRHVLTQLDGRGYASYKQLAGSYRIGTVRLVVDHVQVDPYAPPSRMRIIVDREVADLPFDLTDDAAGRIAVSDFLTRRFEDAAHRMVPRPEGTGNGGFVGIGRPGQEVLERTSVAILADRVEARIDVGLPASGRRVRGHQAARLLTDLLPRVAEASLLHRNLDRRALREHVALLRDQEHLRGLLPGRGLVAFVGDGAILPRRSGDSDLPLTGDAVVPFESPENLRVAFDLPSGRRVTGIGIPEGVTVIVGGGYHGKSTLLRAIERGVYPHIGGDGREWVITRPDAVTIRAEDGRAVTGVDISSFITNLPSGADTRCFSTTNASGSTSQAANLVEAIEAGASTLLIDEDTSATNFMIRDERMRALIPAAQEPITPFVDRIRPLYGELGISTILVAGGSGAFFEVADHVIAINRYAPVDVTERAHDIATATSSAEMTEVFTGMRAGRLGGVSLPPSGTGKPAKARSRTRIQYGRDDIDLAAVPQLVDVAQTQAIAYALDRIGDLVDDRAGMSERIDELLHRLDEKGLDWLSPHRGHPGHLARPRRHEILAAIKRHRGLRVRP; this is encoded by the coding sequence ATGCGTGATGCAGAAACCCTGAGGCACGTCCTCACCCAACTCGACGGGCGAGGGTACGCCTCGTACAAGCAACTGGCCGGCAGCTACCGGATCGGTACCGTCCGGCTCGTCGTCGACCACGTGCAGGTCGACCCCTACGCCCCGCCGTCGCGGATGCGCATCATCGTCGACCGGGAGGTCGCGGATCTGCCATTCGACCTGACCGACGACGCCGCGGGCAGAATCGCGGTCTCCGACTTCCTCACGCGCCGGTTCGAGGACGCCGCACATCGGATGGTTCCGAGGCCGGAGGGGACGGGAAACGGCGGGTTCGTGGGTATCGGCCGGCCCGGCCAGGAGGTGCTGGAACGCACCAGCGTCGCCATCCTGGCGGACCGGGTCGAGGCCCGCATCGACGTCGGCCTGCCCGCATCCGGGCGCAGGGTCCGCGGACACCAGGCGGCCAGGCTCCTGACTGATCTCCTGCCGCGGGTCGCCGAGGCTTCCCTGCTGCACCGGAACCTCGACCGGCGTGCCCTGCGCGAACACGTCGCCCTGCTGCGCGACCAGGAACACCTCCGCGGACTCCTGCCGGGGCGCGGGCTGGTCGCATTCGTGGGTGACGGCGCAATCCTGCCCCGCCGCTCCGGCGATTCCGACCTGCCCCTCACCGGCGATGCGGTCGTTCCCTTCGAGAGTCCGGAAAATCTGCGGGTCGCCTTCGACCTGCCCAGCGGTCGCCGGGTCACCGGCATAGGCATCCCTGAGGGTGTGACTGTGATCGTCGGTGGCGGATATCACGGGAAATCGACACTGCTGCGCGCGATCGAACGAGGCGTTTATCCCCACATCGGTGGTGACGGCCGCGAATGGGTCATCACCCGCCCGGACGCGGTCACCATCCGCGCGGAGGACGGCCGGGCGGTCACCGGCGTGGACATCTCCTCGTTCATCACCAACTTGCCCTCCGGCGCTGACACGCGCTGTTTCAGCACGACCAACGCCAGTGGCTCCACATCCCAGGCAGCCAACCTCGTCGAGGCCATCGAGGCCGGAGCGTCGACGCTGCTGATCGACGAGGACACCTCGGCCACGAACTTCATGATCCGCGACGAACGCATGCGCGCCCTCATCCCCGCTGCCCAGGAACCCATCACCCCGTTCGTGGACCGCATCCGGCCCCTGTACGGAGAGCTCGGGATATCGACGATCCTCGTCGCCGGGGGTTCCGGGGCGTTCTTCGAGGTCGCCGACCACGTTATCGCCATCAACCGCTACGCGCCCGTGGACGTCACCGAAAGGGCACACGACATCGCGACCGCCACGTCGTCCGCCGAGATGACGGAGGTCTTCACCGGCATGCGGGCGGGACGGCTCGGGGGCGTGTCCTTGCCGCCATCTGGCACTGGTAAACCCGCCAAGGCGCGGAGCCGCACCAGGATCCAGTACGGTCGCGACGACATCGACCTCGCTGCGGTACCGCAGCTGGTCGATGTCGCGCAGACGCAGGCCATCGCCTACGCGCTGGACCGCATCGGTGACCTTGTCGACGACCGGGCTGGCATGTCCGAGCGGATCGACGAACTGCTGCACCGTCTCGATGAGAAGGGCCTCGACTGGCTCTCACCCCACCGCGGTCATCCCGGGCACCTCGCCCGCCCTCGCCGCCACGAGATCCTGGCCGCCATCAAACGCCACCGGGGACTCCGGGTCCGGCCCTGA
- a CDS encoding inorganic phosphate transporter gives MPLELLVVLLLVIATALVFDFTNGFHDTGNAMATSIATGALKPKTAVMLSALLNLVGAFLSVEVALTVTNAVVNLQDDVGAPRPELLGDGGEGLLLIVLSGLVGAILWNLLTWLWSLPSSSSHALFGGLVGATIAGLGFGGVNWVGDGTRLDGVVGKVILPALVSPVVAIIVSGVGTWLVFAITRGMDEKRRERGFRWGQVGSASLISLAHGTNDAQKTMGVITLALIATGSWTQLHAVPFWVKVACALAIALGTYLGGWRIIRTLGKGLVEISSPQGMAADASSAAVILASSHMGFALSTTHVATGSILGSGLGRSGAKVNWRVAGRMLMSWAITLPAAALAGALMWLIGHLLGGLFGALVITAILLAAASWMYLHSRKSAIDHSNVNDDWVENVTAPRPLAAATEVADLIEIEQPEGSCA, from the coding sequence GTGCCGCTAGAACTGTTAGTCGTGCTGCTGCTGGTGATCGCCACAGCCTTGGTCTTCGATTTCACCAATGGCTTTCACGACACCGGCAACGCCATGGCAACCTCCATCGCCACAGGCGCGCTGAAACCCAAAACCGCCGTGATGCTCTCAGCGCTGCTGAACCTCGTGGGCGCCTTCCTCTCTGTGGAAGTGGCGCTCACAGTCACCAACGCGGTGGTGAACCTCCAGGACGATGTGGGGGCGCCACGCCCCGAACTGCTCGGAGACGGTGGTGAGGGGCTGCTGCTGATTGTGTTGTCGGGTCTGGTGGGTGCCATCTTGTGGAACCTCTTGACCTGGTTGTGGAGCCTGCCGTCGAGTTCGTCCCACGCCCTGTTCGGCGGCCTCGTCGGCGCGACCATCGCGGGCCTGGGGTTTGGTGGGGTCAACTGGGTCGGTGACGGGACCAGACTCGACGGAGTGGTCGGGAAAGTGATCCTGCCTGCCCTCGTCTCGCCGGTCGTGGCGATCATCGTCTCGGGGGTGGGCACCTGGCTGGTGTTCGCGATCACCCGTGGGATGGACGAGAAACGCCGGGAACGGGGTTTCAGATGGGGACAGGTCGGATCGGCCTCGTTGATCTCACTGGCCCACGGCACCAACGACGCCCAGAAAACCATGGGGGTCATCACCTTGGCCCTGATCGCCACCGGAAGCTGGACGCAGCTGCACGCGGTGCCGTTCTGGGTGAAGGTGGCCTGTGCCCTCGCCATCGCGCTGGGAACCTACCTCGGGGGATGGCGAATCATCCGCACCCTGGGCAAAGGGCTTGTCGAGATCAGCTCTCCCCAGGGCATGGCCGCTGATGCGTCGTCGGCGGCAGTGATCCTGGCTTCCAGCCACATGGGTTTCGCCCTGTCCACCACGCACGTGGCCACCGGTTCAATCCTGGGAAGTGGCCTCGGGCGCTCCGGTGCCAAGGTGAACTGGCGCGTGGCCGGGAGGATGCTGATGTCGTGGGCAATCACCCTGCCTGCCGCCGCGCTCGCGGGGGCGCTCATGTGGCTGATCGGGCACCTGCTCGGTGGGCTATTCGGGGCTCTGGTGATAACCGCGATCCTGCTGGCAGCGGCATCGTGGATGTACCTGCACTCCAGGAAGTCCGCCATCGACCATAGCAACGTCAACGACGACTGGGTGGAGAATGTCACCGCTCCGCGCCCGTTGGCAGCCGCCACCGAGGTGGCGGATCTGATTGAGATCGAACAGCCTGAGGGTAGCTGCGCATGA
- a CDS encoding NAD(P)-dependent oxidoreductase — protein MKLVVLGATGMVGSRVTREAVSRGHEVLAVSRRVASPSQGVSSLSADMTSSDQLDAAICDAEAAVLAVRPPAGEEEAIVSITEKVLDAMGRSGTRLLIVGGAGALFSPDEPGLLVRDDPRYVPEAWRTVAGASVNQLEVCRGYTRQHWIYLSPPSVLEPGTRTGAYRRGTTELLVDSTGISRISAEDLAVAVVDELERPSRDRHFTVVQQDGYGRCGSDRQ, from the coding sequence ATGAAACTGGTTGTTCTGGGGGCCACCGGAATGGTGGGTTCACGAGTCACAAGGGAAGCTGTATCACGCGGACACGAGGTCTTGGCTGTGTCGCGGAGAGTGGCATCCCCGTCGCAGGGAGTCAGCTCGCTGAGCGCCGACATGACCTCGTCGGATCAGCTTGATGCTGCAATCTGCGATGCCGAGGCCGCCGTGCTAGCGGTTCGACCTCCGGCAGGGGAGGAGGAAGCCATTGTGTCTATCACCGAGAAGGTCCTGGACGCGATGGGTCGCAGCGGCACCCGCCTGCTCATCGTGGGTGGTGCCGGGGCGTTGTTCTCGCCTGATGAGCCCGGTCTTCTGGTGCGGGACGACCCACGGTATGTCCCTGAGGCGTGGCGAACTGTTGCCGGGGCGAGCGTGAATCAACTCGAGGTGTGCAGGGGATACACGCGACAACATTGGATATACCTCAGCCCGCCGTCCGTTCTCGAACCCGGGACTCGCACCGGCGCATACAGGCGTGGGACGACCGAGCTGCTCGTTGACTCCACGGGGATCTCCCGAATCAGTGCTGAGGACCTGGCAGTTGCCGTAGTGGACGAACTCGAACGACCATCGCGGGATCGACACTTCACTGTCGTGCAGCAGGATGGATATGGAAGATGTGGTTCTGACAGGCAGTGA
- a CDS encoding EamA family transporter has protein sequence MSTWRVGRAGRVLATAFAPVAWGTTYIVTTGLLPGGHPMFAALMRSLPVGVVVVLVARSLPRGKWWWRFAVLGTLNIGVFFPLLFLSAERLPGGVAATLGASQPVFVAFLAVALLQEQLSGWRLVWGAIGMIGVGCVVLGPGAGFDLVGFLAGVGGALAMGTGVVLTKRWGRPPGFGPISFAGWQLCSGGILLLIPALLIEGVPAHIDSGAVMGYIWLGLAGGLVAYSLWFFGIGTLPVTATALLGLLSPMVAAVLGMTIGGERPTLLQFVGFALALAAMFAGQLGGHAESERADTPSRRENYVIFR, from the coding sequence ATGAGTACGTGGCGGGTGGGGCGAGCCGGTCGTGTTCTTGCGACGGCCTTCGCTCCGGTGGCGTGGGGAACCACCTATATCGTGACAACCGGATTGTTGCCTGGAGGACATCCGATGTTTGCAGCACTGATGCGTTCCCTGCCTGTCGGTGTGGTCGTGGTCCTCGTTGCACGCTCTTTGCCGAGAGGAAAGTGGTGGTGGCGGTTCGCGGTTCTGGGAACGTTGAACATAGGAGTCTTCTTTCCGTTGCTGTTTCTCTCGGCGGAGAGGTTGCCCGGGGGAGTCGCGGCCACGCTGGGAGCGAGCCAGCCCGTCTTCGTGGCTTTTCTGGCCGTTGCTCTGTTGCAGGAACAACTGTCCGGGTGGCGATTGGTGTGGGGAGCTATTGGGATGATTGGGGTCGGATGCGTGGTGCTCGGCCCTGGGGCTGGATTTGATCTGGTCGGTTTCCTGGCAGGTGTTGGTGGGGCTCTCGCCATGGGAACCGGAGTGGTGCTCACCAAGCGGTGGGGTCGTCCTCCGGGTTTTGGGCCGATCAGTTTCGCTGGTTGGCAGCTGTGCTCAGGGGGGATCTTGCTCCTGATACCTGCTCTACTGATCGAGGGGGTGCCGGCGCATATCGATTCTGGGGCCGTGATGGGGTATATCTGGCTCGGATTGGCTGGTGGCCTGGTGGCTTATTCCTTGTGGTTTTTCGGCATCGGGACCCTGCCAGTGACTGCCACTGCGCTGCTCGGGTTGCTTTCCCCCATGGTTGCTGCGGTCTTGGGTATGACGATAGGCGGTGAACGGCCGACCCTTCTCCAATTCGTGGGTTTTGCTCTGGCGTTGGCTGCAATGTTCGCGGGTCAGCTCGGTGGTCATGCAGAGAGTGAGAGAGCTGACACACCGAGCCGGAGAGAGAACTATGTCATATTTCGTTGA
- a CDS encoding LysR family transcriptional regulator — MELQQMRYVLAVAETLNFTRAAQRCHVAQSALSHQIRNVERELGVSLFARTSRRVELTPAGLAFLPAARACLEAADRAMADAIATTGEISGTVTLGLIPTVTALDIPSCLQRFHLTHPAVRIILRSGGSDELASALHRGIVDMAILGLAESVVPHKLKTLELSREKLVAVIPVKHHLAAHKELTLKELAAETFVDFPEETPGRVQSDLAFSAAGLVREVMFEVMSTEFALSLVSHGLAVALLPSGCLTADPHWTTIPVSDGPTRVQYLAWNDFNPTAAAHSLLNELRASAATK; from the coding sequence GTGGAACTCCAACAGATGCGCTACGTACTTGCCGTAGCTGAAACCCTCAACTTCACCCGGGCAGCGCAGCGGTGTCATGTAGCCCAGTCGGCACTGAGCCATCAGATTAGGAACGTCGAACGCGAGCTGGGGGTGAGCCTGTTCGCCAGAACCAGTAGGCGAGTCGAACTCACGCCTGCCGGGCTGGCCTTCCTACCTGCCGCACGCGCATGCCTGGAAGCCGCGGACCGTGCCATGGCTGACGCCATCGCGACGACCGGCGAAATCAGTGGAACAGTCACCCTGGGTCTGATCCCCACTGTCACTGCACTGGACATTCCCAGTTGCTTGCAGCGGTTCCACCTGACCCATCCGGCAGTCAGAATCATCCTCCGGAGCGGCGGCAGCGACGAGCTGGCATCTGCCCTGCACCGAGGCATCGTCGACATGGCAATTCTCGGTCTTGCCGAATCGGTCGTCCCCCATAAACTCAAGACACTTGAACTCAGCAGGGAAAAACTCGTCGCCGTCATACCCGTTAAACATCACCTGGCAGCCCACAAGGAACTGACGCTCAAGGAACTCGCCGCCGAGACCTTCGTCGACTTTCCCGAGGAAACCCCGGGACGCGTACAAAGTGATCTGGCATTCAGCGCAGCAGGACTCGTCCGTGAGGTCATGTTCGAGGTGATGTCCACCGAGTTCGCCCTGTCCCTTGTCAGTCACGGACTCGCGGTGGCTCTACTTCCTTCGGGTTGTCTGACTGCTGATCCCCATTGGACAACCATCCCCGTGTCGGATGGCCCCACCAGAGTGCAGTATCTTGCATGGAATGACTTCAACCCGACCGCTGCGGCACACTCCCTGCTGAACGAGCTGCGGGCCTCAGCAGCCACGAAGTGA
- a CDS encoding MerR family transcriptional regulator, with protein sequence MRIGELAEATGVSVRSLRYYEQQGLIRARRTAGGWRDFEELMVERVITIQHLLAAGLSSATMVELLPCLEAKPEQRTGVMDELIVQEIVRLEAKRRDIDRELEVLRTLKDDLQG encoded by the coding sequence ATGCGGATCGGAGAACTCGCGGAGGCAACGGGAGTCAGCGTCCGTTCTCTGCGGTACTACGAGCAGCAGGGCCTGATCCGTGCGCGGCGCACCGCTGGTGGCTGGCGTGACTTCGAGGAACTGATGGTCGAGCGGGTGATCACGATCCAGCACCTGCTGGCCGCGGGCCTGAGTAGTGCGACGATGGTTGAACTCCTTCCCTGTCTGGAGGCCAAACCGGAACAACGAACCGGCGTGATGGACGAGCTCATTGTTCAGGAGATCGTAAGACTGGAGGCAAAACGTCGTGACATCGACCGGGAGCTGGAAGTGTTGCGGACGTTGAAGGATGACCTGCAGGGATGA
- a CDS encoding multidrug efflux SMR transporter translates to MSWIHLFIAVIFEIAVAIAASRANGFTHRGWTAATLLAGGLATFFLSQALLNFDVGVGYALWTSLAGVGITLFGALLFKQHITWAKGIGITLVITGVIGLQLSGSL, encoded by the coding sequence ATGTCCTGGATTCATCTGTTCATCGCTGTCATCTTCGAAATCGCGGTCGCTATAGCCGCCAGCCGCGCCAATGGGTTCACGCACCGTGGTTGGACGGCCGCCACGCTGCTGGCTGGCGGTCTAGCCACCTTCTTCCTGAGTCAAGCCCTGCTCAACTTCGACGTCGGAGTCGGGTATGCCTTGTGGACTTCCTTGGCGGGGGTGGGCATCACCCTATTCGGCGCTCTGCTGTTCAAACAGCACATCACGTGGGCCAAGGGCATCGGCATCACCTTGGTGATCACAGGAGTGATCGGGCTCCAGCTCAGTGGATCGCTGTAA
- a CDS encoding multidrug efflux SMR transporter produces the protein MNDANSSKRFSWFVLLLAGLFEVGYALSVAGSRGFTQPTWSVVAVAFFLLTLWALSVALRHIEVGIGYAVWAGIGAAGAALLGPFFFDEHLTMTRFLWLAVIISGVVWLKLADRPAAGGP, from the coding sequence ATGAACGACGCCAATTCTTCCAAGCGTTTTTCCTGGTTCGTCCTGCTGCTCGCCGGTCTCTTCGAGGTCGGCTACGCCCTGTCCGTCGCGGGAAGCCGCGGATTCACACAGCCGACCTGGTCTGTCGTAGCCGTGGCGTTTTTCCTGCTGACTCTCTGGGCCCTCAGCGTTGCCCTACGGCACATCGAGGTCGGAATCGGATATGCGGTATGGGCCGGGATTGGAGCAGCCGGAGCTGCCCTGCTGGGACCCTTTTTCTTCGATGAACACCTCACCATGACACGATTCTTGTGGCTCGCAGTGATCATCAGTGGCGTGGTGTGGCTGAAACTCGCCGACCGGCCAGCAGCGGGAGGTCCGTGA
- a CDS encoding DUF2207 family protein has translation MRTFRLLLVPLVLFFALGVVPRAHADEPIAKSYLFEGRLDEDGILTVTETIKFDAPPAELTQRIANRAPIDSDRFYIYGISDVSATGAENFASKVEGDYTVLSMKPSAEVKITYKVTGTTRSEPGNNGDASVFTWRALQGLSVAVEKVAGTLQVAAQAQLVDCTAGPPGTLDKCQLYAAGAHNSPTPIFESATRGVGEQVTFTVGFSVEDVAPTARVYEQWNLKRAFAIDLATAGTALAVLVAGSLLLWWLHRRSGADLSYAGEVSAVGSFRPVGDGESVFEPGEGMRPGLVGTVADERVDPVDITATLIDLAVRGHLRITELQHTQYGLVDWQFSRLENQHDELLPYESRLLEAVVPDGQHSFASQLPEVLAPALGAVQDALYDEVVERGWFEHRPDSTRSSWAVRGWVGLGVALAAGGALIAFTSFGLVALVLLALSISLLWMAPRMPRRTAEGTRLVAALGALSALLNTQPTNQMPKGRELAEISRLLPYTVVLGGRQRWVEAMAAADVDDTPDPTEVDWYHAPETWHLRDLPASLTQFINTIQGQLFSR, from the coding sequence GTGCGTACCTTCCGCTTGTTGTTGGTCCCGCTGGTGCTGTTTTTCGCTCTGGGCGTGGTGCCGCGGGCTCATGCCGATGAGCCGATCGCCAAGTCATACCTTTTCGAGGGCAGACTTGACGAGGACGGGATCCTGACGGTCACCGAGACCATCAAATTTGATGCTCCACCAGCGGAGCTGACCCAGCGAATTGCGAATCGCGCCCCCATCGACTCTGACCGCTTCTACATATACGGCATCTCCGATGTGTCCGCGACAGGCGCTGAGAACTTTGCTTCCAAGGTTGAGGGCGACTACACGGTGCTCTCCATGAAGCCGTCTGCCGAGGTGAAGATCACCTATAAGGTCACCGGGACCACCCGCTCCGAACCCGGAAACAACGGGGACGCCAGCGTGTTCACATGGCGGGCGCTCCAAGGGCTGTCGGTGGCTGTTGAGAAGGTTGCCGGTACCTTGCAGGTGGCTGCCCAGGCGCAGTTGGTGGACTGCACAGCGGGTCCGCCCGGAACCCTCGACAAGTGTCAACTCTATGCGGCTGGCGCGCACAACTCACCAACCCCGATATTCGAGTCCGCGACACGAGGTGTCGGAGAACAGGTGACCTTCACCGTGGGGTTCAGCGTCGAGGACGTGGCGCCGACGGCCCGGGTCTATGAGCAGTGGAACCTCAAGCGGGCCTTCGCGATTGACCTCGCAACGGCAGGAACCGCGCTGGCTGTTCTGGTGGCAGGATCCCTGCTGTTGTGGTGGCTGCATCGTCGAAGTGGTGCGGACCTCTCGTATGCCGGTGAGGTCTCGGCCGTCGGGTCCTTCCGGCCCGTCGGCGACGGGGAATCGGTGTTCGAACCGGGGGAGGGCATGCGTCCTGGTTTGGTGGGAACTGTCGCCGACGAGCGCGTTGATCCCGTCGACATCACGGCCACGTTGATCGACCTCGCCGTGCGTGGTCACCTGCGCATCACCGAACTCCAGCACACCCAGTACGGCTTGGTGGACTGGCAGTTCAGTCGCCTGGAGAACCAGCATGATGAACTGCTTCCCTACGAATCCCGGCTTCTGGAAGCGGTGGTGCCTGACGGTCAGCATTCCTTCGCGTCGCAGTTGCCCGAGGTCCTGGCTCCCGCTTTGGGGGCGGTGCAGGATGCCCTGTACGACGAAGTGGTGGAACGCGGCTGGTTCGAGCACCGTCCTGATTCCACCCGCAGCTCGTGGGCTGTTCGTGGCTGGGTCGGACTTGGTGTCGCGCTGGCGGCTGGGGGCGCCCTGATCGCCTTCACTAGTTTCGGACTGGTGGCTCTGGTGCTGCTGGCCCTCTCTATTTCGCTGTTGTGGATGGCGCCACGTATGCCGCGCCGCACAGCGGAGGGCACCCGGCTCGTCGCAGCTCTCGGGGCTCTTTCAGCCCTTCTCAACACCCAACCGACCAATCAGATGCCGAAGGGCAGGGAGCTGGCAGAGATCTCCCGGCTGCTGCCCTACACGGTCGTTCTCGGTGGGCGTCAGCGCTGGGTGGAGGCAATGGCAGCGGCCGATGTCGACGACACCCCCGACCCGACGGAGGTCGACTGGTATCACGCCCCCGAGACCTGGCACCTGCGAGACCTGCCCGCGTCCCTGACACAGTTCATCAACACGATCCAGGGTCAGTTGTTCAGCCGCTGA
- a CDS encoding neutral zinc metallopeptidase, with the protein MPAFIPGGYGSYAAPTKRRPTGLLVALFCALALLGGMVVIALVNQANPASVSTDYKNEDWEVPPVTSQPPPLVKPESKAEITTLTKDNSLYNMSLESPVRCDLELLPGREQDDQELQASLQTYVGCLTRVWGPTLKQAGYTAFQPKLTVFPEGETITTGCGIQQSHNAFYCGLDQQIYISQDVLDVLSTDVSKARIVFNLIIAHEYGHVIQGQSGILLSGHMSIDDADDSGQHETKRRLETQADCFAGAALGSLWQGLKLTDTDRQDILAVTADIGDDRLNERTNNPDKTDDHGKSQNRRLWVERGLDSGGSLGQCNTFNAPASEVE; encoded by the coding sequence GTGCCTGCATTCATTCCCGGTGGTTACGGCTCATACGCGGCACCGACCAAACGTCGTCCAACAGGCTTGTTGGTGGCTCTGTTCTGCGCCCTTGCTCTTCTGGGCGGCATGGTGGTCATCGCTCTCGTCAACCAGGCAAATCCTGCAAGTGTCTCCACTGATTACAAGAACGAGGACTGGGAGGTACCGCCTGTCACCTCCCAGCCGCCCCCTCTGGTGAAGCCGGAGAGTAAAGCGGAAATCACGACCCTGACGAAGGACAATTCGCTGTACAACATGTCCTTGGAATCCCCCGTGAGATGCGATCTCGAACTGCTTCCGGGACGCGAGCAGGACGACCAGGAGCTGCAGGCCAGTCTGCAGACCTACGTCGGCTGCCTGACCCGGGTCTGGGGCCCCACTCTCAAACAGGCCGGCTACACGGCATTCCAGCCGAAGCTCACGGTTTTCCCGGAAGGCGAGACCATCACCACGGGATGCGGGATCCAGCAATCCCACAACGCCTTCTACTGCGGCCTTGACCAGCAGATATACATCTCCCAGGACGTGCTCGACGTCCTGTCGACCGATGTCTCCAAAGCACGTATCGTTTTCAACCTGATCATCGCGCATGAATACGGGCACGTCATCCAAGGACAGAGCGGGATATTGCTCAGTGGTCACATGTCAATCGACGACGCCGACGATTCCGGGCAGCACGAAACGAAACGCCGCCTCGAAACCCAGGCGGACTGTTTCGCAGGTGCGGCTCTCGGCTCCTTGTGGCAGGGACTCAAACTCACCGACACCGACCGCCAGGACATCCTGGCCGTCACCGCGGACATCGGCGACGACAGGCTCAACGAACGCACCAACAATCCGGACAAGACCGACGATCACGGGAAGAGTCAGAACCGTCGGCTGTGGGTGGAACGTGGTCTAGACTCCGGAGGTTCGCTCGGCCAGTGCAACACTTTCAACGCCCCGGCCAGCGAGGTCGAATAG